The Ostrinia nubilalis chromosome 19, ilOstNubi1.1, whole genome shotgun sequence DNA window TGTGGAATAAAACTCGAAGAAATTGTAGgtattgtttattttacatGAGCTCAATTTGTGATGTGTTTATGCTGTTTGtgacataaatagtaaatacttAATTACGATTTTTATTTAACATCTTAATGTATAAATAATGTTACTTAATCATCTTATTGACAATAGTCAATATACTGAGTCAATGTTTTTGCTGATTTGTTATACATTTTATAAGGTTTTAAATAATCTATGGCATCAAACATAGACCCAGTTTAGGTACATACAGAAACTgggtatataaataaataaataaataggacattttacactgcgcctctagtcccaaagtaagcaaaacttgtactatgggtactagacaacggattaaatataattaaatgtttgtactgtgcgggaatcgaacccgagacctCTCTGCATAGAAGTGCGttacgaaccactacaccaaacggccgactaataaTTCAATATCACAGTCAGTTGGTTGATAGAATTATAgtagtttaaatatatttttatgcgAATGAGGAGCTGTCGATAACCAGGTCACTTGTGAAGCCACACTTGGTCCTCCAGGTGTCTTCGTCCAGGGCATACTCGGAGGTGATGGCCACGAAGTCGTTGTAGTTGCAGACGGAGCCACAGCCTTCTATTTCCAGGTAGATAGGGTCTTGTCCTGGACTGGGAAGGTAGACGGGCTGGAAGAATGGTTAGAAAATTAGAAAAGCTTTGTGAAGAAGCACTAATTCTAATACTAGTAATATTTGAAGGGATGGCACTTCTTCTGTCGTGTGGGTTTTAAGCGCAATTACTGAGCTCAATCGGATCAGTTTACCCGATAGTCAGGTTGTTGCCTGCTATGTCTTTAGTTtctaatcaataaaaaaatcctTGAACTCCTCACTTCAAATCAATTGAAGGGCAACAGAGTACCTATCGTCCCTTAATTATAAATGAATTattgaaagttatggggaaaaagGTTTCATACCACTACAACCAATTCGCCAGTGTGCACATTTCTCCTCAACTCGAGGGCGTACGCTGAATTGTACTTGGGGACTCCTTGCTTATTGACGATCTTGGTCACAGCCTGGAAGGAATAGACGTTGAAGTCGTGCGCAGAGTAGATCCTCATTCTGGAAGTGTCTCCAGTGGTGACTTCGGACACTGCATCGTAGAACTTGCTGAGGAGGACCCCTGGATATGGAAAGAGTGAGTTCATAgtttatgtataatttattttttatttggaatCGAATCGAATCTCCGGGTTATCGCGAAGTTTGTGGCTTAGGTGTTGAGAGGAGGCCATGGGTCGTCGCATACTGCTCAAAAACACCAATTAGCTTTCTGAGAGCGGCGATTGATGGGCTGAGCAACACCATGTCATCTGCATAGCTAATGCTGTTGATACAATGACCATCAATCGAGCAGCCGACTCCTGTGTTGCTCAGTTCAACAATCAACCGATTTACATACAAGTTAAACAGTGAAGGAGACGTTAACCCCCCCTGTCTCACTCCACATTCCAACCTATACTCCTCAGAAAGCTCACCAAGCCACCTGACCTGGTTTGTTTGGTGGTCATACCAATATTTGAGAACATTAATTAAACCACCCGGGATACCAGTATCATTTAATTTACGCCACAGAATGTTATAGCTAACCAGGTCAAATGCCTTAGTGAGATCAAGAAATGCTACATACACAGGTGTGTTCCTATCGGTGTAGTACCTAAAAACCTGCTTGAGAAACATAATCGCGCATCCTGTGGATAGTCCGGGTCTGAAGCCGAAACTTGAATTAATATGAAGACGTCATCATTTTGAAAACTTACCAGCTTGGTATGGGAGAAGGGTTTCGTTTCCATTCACTAGTCCAATGGCGATGCCTGCTGCCGCTTCTACATCAGGCCACACGGCTTGTATCTTAGGCTCGAGGGGCAATCCCAAACTGACCTGTACATACAGACACTATTGTTTATCCCGCTAAACAAGAAAAAAAGGCCGTCTTAgagctatgaagcgatctcttccagtcAACTTAGGGACAAGACAAATACTTAATAGGAATGATGACAGTGTGACCTCTGAATGTTATGTGTAGCTAGGCTTTGATAAAAGTATTAGACACTTTTGATAAGCCGGAAATGAATATTTCATAGGTATCTTTATTGAATATCTTTATTGCGTTGTGGTAATAGGTGTATactgagtcttccagtgacttggcccacttttagcttgggccatgggccaagtcgctggattaaatatttaaatattttttcttccagaaACTGGGCCCACTCTAAGATTTTAGAtgagatttttgttgatttggtgtttaatttattaataaaacattgaaggtgggccaagtcactggaataATAATACTCTGGATTATTTGTGTCTTGTGAACTcgagtaaaattaaattaacattacTGCTAAAGTTTGATATGTAATGGATTTATATCCGACATTTGACGTCAGAAGTAAGACAATCTTAATTACACgacataaatataatttatctcATCATCATAAACACCCGCTATAAACTGAATCTACTGTTTTATTACGGCTAATAATATACAATGAAATTGCATacaataatctatttaaattattggAAGGTTGTAAAAgtgatcaaaatatttttttggctGCAAATAGATTTGTTTAAAAGTCTTATCTTACAAAAGATAAATgcataggtatatttttttctatttccacaagtcctttattatttttaaaaactctTTATAAATAAACCCTTCATTATCAAGTAATCTATTAATCTTCACAAAAGTGAAATTGAATTTACAGCCCGCTCCAGTTCCCCGGGGAGTTGAAGTTTCCTGAAATTTGCTTAAAACGGAATTACAACGTTCGTAATGGGAATTAGCAAAACTAGGATATtctatcattattattttatttagagaCAGAATTTAGATACGGCCCTTTTGATGACGATTATACAAGttaattattaacttttttcATTACACTATTCACTCATTTACTTACACGCACCCTCTATCTACCACACCACCACACGTGCTATTTTATTCATTGCTTTTGCTATTAAAAtttgtcttttaaaaaaaatattttgctctaatttaatttctaaacGCTGCACTGGTAATCCCCAAAAGAAGTAGGTATTAAGTATGATTATTTTATGGGGGCTTTATCAGTGGATATTTGTTAATTAagattaagtaaataaatacaaaaaatgttcTACAAAATTATCACGGTGCGAGTTTCGTCCTTGATGCGAAACGCAGATGCTTCAcgcataatttaatattttaacaatCGGTTCAGTGTAAGTACCTATGCACATTAGAATTTTAACGAGTCAATTTTTATGTGTTACGTAATTTCGGGTTaggaattatatttatttattgatgtgttAAATTTCAATGGGGTATGGCCAATTACGGCATGTATATTTGTATAGTCTtgtgcttaaaatattttttttccttctTTTGTTTGGTCGAAAATAGGCGACTTGACCCTATAAGGTCTGGTTTCTTACCTGGCTAGTGTAGACGTCGTATACAGCGTAAATGTAGCCAGAATTCTGGAACATGTCCAGGCCAGTGATGTTTGACAGGAGGGATACGGCGTAGCTGTAGTTCAAGATGGCCGGTGACGTGGTGCTCAAGAGTTGTCTGTAGTCGTTCATGAAGTTCGGGCAGTTCGCGAATGGCATGTTCTGGAAAATATATTTCGGTTAAACTGTTTTGGCCAAACAATTATTTATAGTATAACAAAACTCGAATcacaattttaaattaaagaatCAGTTAAGTTAGTTTTGAATTaaagggcagatatgtaccatcctagactgcatcccacttaacatcaggtgcgattgtggtcaaatacctgccttgctatgcattaaaaaaaaagaaaaaaaagaatcgTCTAGAAATAAACACAGAGACTAAAATTTATAACATTAATTATGCTACCTTAGGTAACAAAAAAAATAGCTTCAAAAACCTAATAAAGTATGTttcgatcatcatcatcatttacgtccaaacataggcctcccctaataatttccagattggccgattGATTGCGCAGTCTTCTTGCAACCTATTTGTCCACTAAGTGCGTGAACGATGTTTCGATCCTACCCATAAAATGTATCAAAATCAACACTTACGAAATCATATTTAGCGGGTACATTAGAATACGGCACTGGGGTCCAGTCGAGGCCCCTAAAGACTTTCTTGACAGGCGGGTAGATGGCTGCCAAAGCTGACAGTATGGTCATCTTAGCCCTGGTGGAGTCGGTAGACCTGATGAAGATCTCGGACCGGTTGAACTGACGCGCTATGAAGCCATCGTATCTTTTCCTAATAAACTTGCCCAATTCGTAGCTACGACGCTTGCCGACCTGTTGAAAAATATATGTGAATTAAAGTTTGTCAAAGAAATTATTTGTCGCGTGTTCCCTTTTCCAAAACCTTGTTTATTAAAAATCATTACAATAATGCTTTCATTTTTATCACTTGAgaaataaatgatatttaaCTTGCTATGTAAGTTAAGTATGTTTAGTTCAAACTGAACTTCCTGACTATCGATTGGATTAATTTTGCACACACACATGTGACAATCAAATGAAAATGCAATATAATGATGTCATGGAACTGTTCTGATAAGTACCTAGTATGAGGTGGCTATAGGAACTCTCTGACAAAATGATGAAACCCTGTcgagttaggcccagaacagacggtgaaacgcaactgcaacgaaactgcaactgctagttacttttgagttgcattgcatctaagtttctgccatagcgtccgttgaaagaccacacatgacgcgaccagtttgaaactttcagtttcagtttcattcatcagaatcatcacaaagttgcagtttcgctgcagttgcgtttcaccgtctgttctgggccttagggctcgttttatttgtcaacaattACTGTGGTCTTAGATGATATACAGTGTGTGATATGATCATATAGCTAGATAAAAGGTCTATTCCAATTTGATCACCTGAAGATCACccagatgatcaaagtggactccaggcgACACTGTGTCCTTTAAACACcctaaattaaattcaaatcacctaggtgatcaaagtggtcttcttatccatgggtgatcaaaggacaccaaagtatCACCTGGAGTCCACTTGATCACGTGGAtgatcaaatccaggtgatcaaagtggaaatAGATAAAACcttgtttttaaaatgtttgaagTTATACATACTGTAGTCAGTTGTCCATAGCCGTAGGGCGCGGATAATTCTGCGAGTTTGTCAGGGTTATTGCTGAAAACCAGCGTTTCGGCTATTGGAGTCCTGTCACCATGACGGTGCACCTGTGTTAAGGAACAAGGTAATATGTATTttgtaacccctgggccacacacTTCGCGATACTTAATATTCGGGCGACAACGGAGCGAAGTATGCAAATAAACAGGGCAAGGTAAATAAAACCGTTCAAAAACCACCGAAGTATACTTGGCTACACACAACGTGATAGCGCGACTCTTCAGGAGGTCGCGATGTGTGTGGCACGGAGGGTAACAACCACATCCACCTTATGGAATTAAAACTTTAAAAGTTCTATACAAATAATGCTGCAACTGCTACTTATACGTAAGCTAACATCCGAATCGTTTACAATGGGTACATGGCATTAATTTGCAGTCTTACTATGGCGACTAGATCACAATATACCTACTAAGATACATTCATAAGTCTGTCTAGCATCTGAGAATCAGACtcataatatgtaggtactgaaGATTTTAAGCATTTTCTTTTACATTATAGTCGATGATAGCGCAATACGttccatgaaaaaaaaaatgctttttttatgaaaatgatcAAGTGCGTGTATCCGAAGTTCCGAACACACTTGCAAATCGTTTTAAAAGTCTTACTAAGCACACTACcagtggcgtaactataccATCCGAGACCCACGGCAATTATGGGGGGGCCCTGGCCCCTAAATGCCAAAAGAAGAGTATCATTGCACGCATGAATGAGTATCTACTATCAAATCAACtatcatcttcgaatcggtaactCAAACAATTCAATGTGTGCCTTTTACTTAAATTTTTTAGCTTGGCCCCTTGAGCCCTGGGCCCCCTGGGGTTGGGGGGCCCGTGGCATTTTGCCAGCACACTAAATCTTCcggatatttatttactagctttccgcccgcggctacgctcgcgtggaattttctctgtcacagaaaacctttatcgcgcgcgttcctgtttcaaaaaccgggataaaaactatcctatgtcctttcccgggactctatgccaaatttcatcaaaatcggttcagtggtttagacgtaaaagcaagacagacagacagagttactttcgcatttataatattagtatagattatacaTCAAAGCACTCACCAAAAAGGTCAACAGAAGCTCAGTTCCTTCTATAATTTTATCAGTTTTATCAGCCTTACGAGCAGTAGCCCCAGCCAGCAACAACACAGCACAGCACAGCTTGATCATCGTAGCAACTGGTGTTCTACAAAGTAAACTCGGCTGTTAAATATGTAAAGTAATCGCAAATTTATGGCACTAGATTACTGTTTGATTGACATTAGGTACAACTGTGTAAATAGGTGCATATCGGTAAATTTCCTAGGTaggtaagagagagagagaataatatttaatcagtaacttttataacttataataaactttaaaaactGTAGGTTTTTGTTACACAACTGAAACCTGAAACCTCCCAGAGGTTTacatcattaaaaaaaatatacagggtgaaatttaaattattagcatccttttaaaataagaatctacccatgataagtaggtagttatggtttttattataatatgtttttgtaATTTCACTTGATGTTTTTTGAACGTTATTAGAAAAAAATTGCTGACACGAAGGAATAACTTAAATTCTCGACTAATTCactttttaaactaattttaagAATCAGTTGATCCGATTAAGAGCTACATTAATACTTACAAACCATGGACCAGACATGAAATACAAACACACGTCAAACTCAAACACTATTTTTTCAGcggggataaaaaaaatacttacatattattattactattacttATTGTACATTAGGCTATATACTAGTCATTTATGTACCACAGATATTTTGTGCGGAGCGAGTAGTTGTTCGACTACTTACCTACCATCGACTGTGAAttctaatttattgtttttggatgTTGTTTTAAtgtgacattttaaaataatgataggTAATTTACTTGTACCATTTTAACAGCGATtctcaaactttttattttttttatgcatataaTTTTATGCAAGGCAGGTATTGTTAAATGAGATGCAATCTAGGATGGTAATAGGCCCTcaaagtgcctattcactctcgccttgaaaaggtccggattatagtgttcgggaaagaaaTCAGCAGGCAGCGATCCTAAGATATTATGTTCACCTAGGATAAGTTAGTATTGTGGGCAggtcccccactaggtggaccgacgatctagtgaaggtctcGAAAGACGCCTGGATCGGGCGGCGAAGGACCGGTcgtgtggaaatccttgggagaggcctttgtccagctgtggacgtcatttggctgaaatgaacaagGATTCTACTGGGATCCAATGAGAGCATGTACCCTGGACTCCATGttggaaaacaaacaaaaactatttaaaaaagtCGGTAATTGTTCTTCACGCTATTGGCTATTTAGTAGTaggaataaaaatataaaaactaataaaaatgtttgagGTTCGAACGTCTTTAGCGACAAATTAAGTTTCAAAAGATTTAAATAGcacaatacaaaattaaatgatcacTCATTGCGTATACCTACAATAGGTTTCCTGAAAGCAAATGTGTTACTATTTTAGAACAAGCTGCATCCATGTATGTTACTACTGTTTATGTAGGCTTaggttttatgttatttttatccttttttatcatcatcatctcagccataggacgtccactgctgaacataggcctcctccaatgctttccatgttgcccggttggtagcggcctgcgtccagcgccttcccgctacctttatgaggtcgttgttCCACCTTCTTCATTAATTCGCTTTTTCAAATCTTCATAATATTAGGTGCGTTCTCTGTACATAATTTATCAATATATGTATCTAAGAACTCATTATCTTTATTTCAATGCCTTATTATGTATGTTAGATgtttttcttgttttcttaTCTGTGGGACTTCCATTCGTATGACGTTCTCAGATTAACTTCGTGAATGATTAAGATAGGTATAAAGCGTTTTTTTAATACCTAATGCGAATTGAAAGTGATAAGTCGATTAATGTCACGTTTATGTTAAATCTTCGTTGACGAAAACTGCACATACTTAATTAGTTCAATTAAGATAACATGTATTATACAGTAGACTAATTGATGTTGTTGAGTAAAACAGAATCATGCGTGGAGGcccgtaccggaaagcgcagcgtaggacgtccacccacaaggtggaccgacgacctcataaaggtagcaggaaggcgctggatgcaggccgctaccaaccgggctttgtggaaataattgggtgaggcctatgttcagttgtggacgttctatggctgaaattatgatgatgatgaaccaaaaCTTTCATACAAAGTTTCACTTCCATAGAACTACTTCCAGTTCAGTCAGTGGGCCCAGTCACTGGTAGAAAAAacgatttaaaaattcaaaccagcgacttggcccgtagACCAACATAAAATTGGGCCAAGTCCCTGGAAGactcgtaataaatgtttctttttatcTTGAGTAAGCCTGCAATAAACGATAACGTCGTCGAACTTCAATAAATGAGGATATTGAAGCGCCATGACATTCACCGATAAGTCAGCCAATCCTCCACACGAGACTCACGCATCAACGCATGCCTCATACACTCACTACATAtcaacaattttttttgtaatttagttGATAATTATTCagcgataaaataaaatcagtgATAACGAATTTTTATGATGACACTTTCCCAGGTGACTTACGCCCggattcacaaacgatgcttgcttaagtaaagcagcaaatcgaatgcacagcgttgaatagagctctgttattggttcgtgtatcaccttgtgcgtccacgcgcactgtgagaactcatagtaatgtttgtaatgtttgtgatacAGGCGTGTATCCTTTTGTACTTGGACAACACTGAAGTGTCcgacatttacaggagggcgctactatcaatacttataagttccgatttttgccacttgacgtttcagaatcgttcTACTACGAGTACTTAGTTAAAGGGTtcctttaaaaaacaaaaaaaatatttttataggttTGCACAAATTGAAtatgttgaataataaaatcCTCGAAAAAAGTGATGATTTAAAATCATCCTGTAGACGGGCTGTTCATAAATTTTAATTGGAGATTAAGATACTGCATTAAATGTcattgtaagtacctacaataaAGTAGATATGTTCAagacaataataaattgtaaatagtaCCTAAAGATATTTTAAGAATCTTTATAAGATATAATTCTATACCTACCTTATTCGTTTCAATATTGAAATACAGACTTTCACATTCAATGCTGTTGACAttgacattgttgttatggcgccCATCAGACTTAGGTATGAATAACAAGCCTTACCACCGACCAAACAGAATAATTTGCCCccattgggaatcgaacctgggacctctggattaacgcgcgttagtagcgatgctgtcgcgcATTTACATCCACATGTTcgttcgttccttcgtttcagccgaaagacgtccattgctggacaaatgcctcctccaaggatttccgcaaagaccgatcctgcacctcccgcgaccttcaccagatcgtcggtccacctagtgggaggcctgcccatactacgtcttccggctcgtggtcgccactcgagaacttttctgccccagcgaccATCAGCTCTAAATTCGGCTTCACTGCCTTTTAACTTTGTATCAGTCGGCC harbors:
- the LOC135081044 gene encoding prostatic acid phosphatase-like, whose amino-acid sequence is MIKLCCAVLLLAGATARKADKTDKIIEGTELLLTFLVHRHGDRTPIAETLVFSNNPDKLAELSAPYGYGQLTTVGKRRSYELGKFIRKRYDGFIARQFNRSEIFIRSTDSTRAKMTILSALAAIYPPVKKVFRGLDWTPVPYSNVPAKYDFNMPFANCPNFMNDYRQLLSTTSPAILNYSYAVSLLSNITGLDMFQNSGYIYAVYDVYTSQVSLGLPLEPKIQAVWPDVEAAAGIAIGLVNGNETLLPYQAGVLLSKFYDAVSEVTTGDTSRMRIYSAHDFNVYSFQAVTKIVNKQGVPKYNSAYALELRRNVHTGELVVVPVYLPSPGQDPIYLEIEGCGSVCNYNDFVAITSEYALDEDTWRTKCGFTSDLVIDSSSFA